Proteins from a genomic interval of Pseudomonas asplenii:
- a CDS encoding TIGR03915 family putative DNA repair protein, whose amino-acid sequence MIALDCDDHFGTWRDQARILLGHGIDPVEVNWHQGPVADLLAGSSALPTGPGVFCARVPAALLTQLEQAARYHGEQRWNLLYEVLWRVAHGDRTAMLAGDRLGSELQRRIRQVRREAHHLHAFVRFVPLPEALAERLQLDLVAFHEPAHDILASASSHFAERLGRQRWLIATSRDGIRFDGETMDYRRHCPEEWRQWARHADDPGAELWLTYYRHIFNPARLNPDAMRQHMPGRFWRHLPEGPLIPQLVGQARQGKQRDGQAQEVGLQEGKRIAQRKGSPGHGLAGELR is encoded by the coding sequence ATGATCGCGCTGGACTGCGACGACCATTTCGGCACCTGGCGCGATCAGGCCCGGATTCTGTTGGGGCACGGTATCGACCCGGTCGAGGTGAACTGGCACCAGGGGCCGGTCGCCGATCTGCTGGCGGGTTCCAGCGCATTGCCGACAGGGCCGGGCGTATTCTGCGCACGGGTTCCGGCAGCCTTGCTGACGCAGCTTGAGCAGGCCGCCCGCTATCATGGCGAGCAGCGCTGGAACCTGCTCTATGAAGTGCTCTGGCGGGTCGCGCACGGCGACCGTACCGCCATGCTGGCCGGCGACCGACTGGGCAGTGAGCTGCAACGTCGGATCAGGCAGGTGAGGCGCGAGGCCCACCATCTGCATGCATTCGTGCGCTTCGTGCCGCTGCCCGAGGCACTCGCCGAACGGTTGCAACTGGACCTGGTGGCTTTCCATGAGCCAGCCCATGACATCCTCGCCAGCGCCAGCAGCCATTTCGCCGAACGCCTGGGCCGGCAACGCTGGCTGATCGCGACGTCCCGCGACGGCATTCGTTTCGATGGCGAGACGATGGACTATCGGCGTCACTGTCCCGAAGAGTGGCGACAGTGGGCTCGTCATGCCGATGATCCTGGCGCTGAGTTGTGGCTGACCTACTACCGGCACATCTTCAACCCGGCCCGGCTCAACCCCGATGCGATGCGCCAGCATATGCCGGGGCGTTTCTGGCGGCATCTGCCGGAGGGGCCGCTGATTCCGCAGTTGGTGGGACAGGCGCGGCAGGGCAAGCAACGCGATGGGCAGGCCCAGGAAGTGGGGTTGCAGGAGGGCAAGCGGATTGCACAGCGCAAGGGCTCGCCAGGCCACGGGCTGGCTGGCGAGCTCAGATAG